Genomic segment of Clostridia bacterium:
TGGCAAGAAATTGTGCTCTAGGAATTTTAGTGATTGATGAGATACAACATTTGAGTTTGGCGAGGTCTGGCGGAAGTGAAAAAATGTTAAATTTCTTTGTAAACCTTATAAATAATGTAGGAGTGCCAGTCGTTTTAGTAGGAACTCCGAAGGCTGTAAAGGTACTCCAAGGGGATTTTAGGAAAGCACGAAGGGGGTCTGGTCTTGATGGTGATATGGTATGCGATAAGATTCCAAAGGGCGAGGTATGGGATTTATTAGTTAATTCAATATGGCACTACCAGTGGACGAGAAAAGAAACTCCTCTTACCCCTGAATTAAGCAGTGTTTTATATGAAGAAACTCAGGGAATACCTGATTTATTAAAAAAGGTATATGTCATTGCTCAAGCCCATGCTATTTCATCGGGAAAGGAAGAGATAACTCCATATGTTATAAAAAAGGTGGCAAAAGAGAATTTAAAACTGATTCAGCCAATGATTACTGCATTGAAAACGAATAATCTGAGAGAGATTATTAAGTACGAGGATATATATGTAGGGGATATCAACTATACTGATTATTTAACCCGAACTAAAGAATCTATCAGCCTGGATTTGCGGGCAAAGGAGATAAAGAAAAAACAGAACAAAATGAAGCAGGAAAATCTGATTGAGCAGAAAAAGGAGGTTTTAATAAAACTTGTTGATTTAGGCGTGAATGCTAAGAAGGCTCAAAAAATAATTGATACTATACTTTCGCAAAATCAGAATATAAATGCAGAAAAGATAATAGAAGTTGCTACAGCAAAGATTGAAAATGATAGGATTAAGAAACAAGCAGAGAGAAAAAAGAAAAAACAGAAGGCATTAAACTTACTTGATATCCGAACTATTGTTGAGCAGGGCAAAAAGGATAATAAAAGTG
This window contains:
- a CDS encoding TniB family NTP-binding protein, yielding ARNCALGILVIDEIQHLSLARSGGSEKMLNFFVNLINNVGVPVVLVGTPKAVKVLQGDFRKARRGSGLDGDMVCDKIPKGEVWDLLVNSIWHYQWTRKETPLTPELSSVLYEETQGIPDLLKKVYVIAQAHAISSGKEEITPYVIKKVAKENLKLIQPMITALKTNNLREIIKYEDIYVGDINYTDYLTRTKESISLDLRAKEIKKKQNKMKQENLIEQKKEVLIKLVDLGVNAKKAQKIIDTILSQNQNINAEKIIEVATAKIENDRIKKQAERKKKKQKALNLLDIRTIVEQGKKDNKSAYEAIKESGYIISFEDDIFSKEVVS